In Spirochaeta thermophila DSM 6578, the following proteins share a genomic window:
- a CDS encoding TIGR00282 family metallophosphoesterase, which produces MTILMLGDIIGHPGMRTLFSGLTSLVRSTGADVVVINGENAADGFGLSRELAERLFAMGVDVITTGNHIWHDESVFPLMEQDPARVIRPANYPPGAPGKGATVLEKGDVAVGVLNLIGRQRLVMADCPFRKAQEEIRRLRREASVILVDFHAESPAEKEAMGFFLDGKVSAVVGTHTHIQTADEKILPGGTAYITDLGSTGPVDSVIGFDPSLASERVTTQVPHQLKVVDSPATICGVAIVVDVRSGKARSIERIRHYLGV; this is translated from the coding sequence ATGACGATATTGATGCTCGGAGATATCATCGGACACCCGGGGATGCGCACCCTTTTTTCGGGACTCACCTCCCTGGTTCGATCCACGGGGGCGGATGTGGTGGTGATCAACGGTGAGAATGCGGCCGATGGTTTCGGCCTCTCCCGTGAGCTCGCGGAACGCCTCTTCGCCATGGGGGTGGATGTGATCACCACCGGAAACCATATCTGGCACGACGAGTCGGTCTTCCCCCTCATGGAGCAGGATCCCGCGAGGGTGATCCGGCCGGCGAACTATCCGCCGGGCGCACCGGGCAAGGGGGCGACTGTCCTCGAGAAGGGTGACGTCGCGGTCGGGGTCCTCAATCTCATCGGCCGGCAACGTCTCGTGATGGCCGACTGTCCTTTCCGCAAGGCCCAGGAAGAGATCCGCCGGTTGAGGAGAGAGGCCTCGGTGATTCTGGTGGATTTCCATGCCGAGTCCCCGGCCGAGAAGGAGGCCATGGGCTTCTTCCTCGACGGCAAGGTCTCGGCCGTGGTGGGGACGCATACCCACATCCAGACCGCCGACGAAAAGATCCTGCCGGGGGGTACCGCCTATATCACGGATCTGGGCTCCACGGGGCCTGTGGACTCGGTGATCGGTTTCGATCCCTCCCTTGCGAGCGAGCGGGTGACCACGCAGGTGCCCCACCAGCTCAAAGTGGTCGACAGTCCCGCCACGATCTGCGGGGTGGCGATCGTGGTGGATGTGCGGTCCGGGAAGGCACGTTCCATCGAGAGGATACGGCACTACCTGGGGGTCTAG
- a CDS encoding TlyA family RNA methyltransferase, translating into MRRVVLLDLLASRFPDTRRDMLYAYVLCGEVFVDGVCVKDPYLKVREDVRIERRIPRYVSRGGYKLEAALHAWNLDIAGKGFLDVGASTGGFTECLLFHGAAFVHAVDVGYNQLAYKLRVDERVFVHERTNIREVRSLDPVPDAAVVDLSFRSLVPVAGHVLSLTREAWGIFLVKPQFEVVRGGGTPEGFRGVLKDREAIHRVVRETLEACAGQGFVPRRCFPSPVRGKKGNQEFLVLLTGEGEATGFRELEAWFYSDDRERG; encoded by the coding sequence ATGCGTCGCGTAGTGCTCCTCGATCTGCTCGCCTCCCGTTTCCCCGACACCCGGAGGGACATGCTCTATGCCTACGTGCTCTGTGGGGAGGTCTTCGTGGACGGGGTGTGTGTGAAGGATCCCTACCTGAAAGTCCGGGAAGATGTCCGCATAGAGCGGCGAATACCGAGATATGTCTCACGAGGCGGGTATAAACTCGAGGCTGCGCTCCATGCGTGGAACCTGGACATCGCAGGCAAGGGGTTCTTGGACGTGGGGGCCTCCACCGGGGGGTTCACCGAGTGCCTGCTTTTCCATGGAGCGGCCTTTGTCCACGCGGTGGACGTGGGCTATAACCAGCTCGCCTACAAGCTCAGGGTGGACGAGCGGGTGTTCGTGCACGAGCGCACCAACATCCGGGAGGTGCGTTCGCTCGATCCAGTGCCCGATGCGGCCGTGGTGGATCTCTCCTTTCGTTCCTTGGTTCCGGTTGCGGGGCATGTGCTCTCCCTGACTCGTGAGGCGTGGGGGATATTTCTCGTGAAGCCGCAGTTCGAGGTGGTGAGAGGAGGGGGGACTCCTGAGGGGTTTCGGGGCGTGCTCAAGGACCGGGAGGCGATCCATCGGGTGGTGCGGGAGACCCTCGAGGCATGCGCAGGACAGGGATTCGTCCCGCGAAGGTGTTTCCCCTCGCCGGTGAGGGGAAAGAAGGGGAACCAGGAGTTCCTCGTGTTGCTCACGGGAGAGGGGGAGGCGACGGGGTTCCGGGAGCTCGAGGCGTGGTTCTACAGCGACGATCGGGAGAGGGGATGA
- a CDS encoding GerMN domain-containing protein: MARKKKQQGFGVLFWIASILVVIIVYLWNRPTILKVMENTGFIEVVKEKIASPTPATSTPTPPVAAGPTHTSPPPPSPPPTPSPTPHTPPPPSPSAITRSRTSLLYFVQVFDDGRVELVPVKRRVTYTDAPLTATLDALLHGPTAGELSAGIRSLIPPETRLLGVRVENGTAYINISESFRFNPLGQEGLVLQLKQIIYTATEFPTVEQVQILIEGKTVRYLGSEGIPIDHPLSRSSL; the protein is encoded by the coding sequence ATGGCTCGGAAGAAGAAACAGCAGGGTTTCGGCGTGCTCTTCTGGATCGCCTCGATCCTCGTGGTGATCATCGTCTACCTCTGGAACCGTCCCACCATACTGAAGGTCATGGAGAATACCGGCTTCATAGAGGTCGTAAAGGAAAAGATCGCGAGTCCCACCCCCGCCACGTCCACCCCCACCCCCCCCGTGGCCGCTGGCCCCACCCACACGAGCCCGCCGCCCCCGTCCCCTCCGCCCACGCCATCCCCCACCCCTCACACGCCCCCGCCTCCCTCCCCCTCAGCCATCACGCGCAGCCGCACCTCGCTCCTCTATTTCGTGCAGGTCTTCGACGACGGTCGGGTGGAGCTCGTACCCGTGAAACGTCGGGTGACCTACACCGACGCGCCCCTCACCGCCACGCTCGACGCCCTCCTCCACGGCCCCACCGCGGGGGAACTCTCCGCCGGCATCCGGAGCCTCATCCCACCCGAGACCAGGCTCCTGGGAGTCCGGGTGGAGAACGGAACTGCGTATATCAACATCAGCGAATCCTTCCGGTTCAACCCGCTCGGCCAGGAGGGACTCGTCCTCCAACTCAAACAGATCATCTACACCGCCACCGAGTTCCCCACCGTGGAACAGGTACAAATACTCATCGAAGGGAAGACCGTGCGCTACCTCGGTTCCGAGGGCATCCCCATAGATCATCCCCTCTCCCGATCGTCGCTGTAG
- the ptsP gene encoding phosphoenolpyruvate--protein phosphotransferase, translating to MKKFKGISVFPGIAIGPAFVYSTELPPIPRYYLQDHHVEEELQRFRGAVERAVEEIERIKEGQQGETVKILDSHLLMLRDPEFTGSVERDVAESKRNVEWILLETTESYVERLKDADDDYLRERIYDIRDIANRILNHLLYRERILLSDLQEEVILVCHDLLPSEAIQMNKRMVKGIAMDAGGRTSHTAILARAFEIPSVLGLSEISRQVKSGQTLIVDGRDGVVIVDPTPEVMEQYQQRMREVEEQAIQLLSLNEVPGETRDGKRIFLRANIEVPEEVESVLAHGADGIGLFRTEFLFMHSRHLPTEEEQYAAYREVIEQMGDREVIIRTLDLGGEKVIPRLYDAHDEHNPILGWRAIRFCLANPHIFKIQLRAILRASIYGKVSIMFPLISSQEEVVMGLEILDQVKEELEREGIPFERDIPVGAMIEVPAAALTADILAQKVDFFSIGTNDLIQYTLATDRGNERVAYLYQPFHPAVLRLIQMTVDHAHQAGIPVGMCGEMAGDPLATFVLIGLGLDELSMSPASIPEVKRLVRSTSVAECEEFVGAILQLKSHRDVERLVREKMEELGHVGAN from the coding sequence ATGAAAAAATTTAAGGGGATTTCCGTCTTCCCTGGCATCGCGATAGGCCCGGCGTTCGTCTACAGCACCGAACTCCCTCCGATCCCTCGTTATTACCTGCAGGATCATCATGTCGAGGAGGAGCTCCAGCGGTTCAGGGGTGCGGTGGAACGGGCCGTCGAGGAGATCGAACGGATAAAGGAAGGTCAACAGGGCGAGACCGTGAAGATCCTCGATTCCCATCTCCTCATGCTCAGGGATCCGGAGTTCACCGGGAGCGTGGAACGGGACGTGGCCGAGAGCAAGCGGAACGTCGAGTGGATACTCCTCGAGACCACCGAGTCCTACGTGGAGAGACTCAAGGATGCGGACGACGACTATCTCAGGGAGCGTATCTACGATATACGCGACATCGCCAACAGGATCCTCAACCACCTCCTCTACAGGGAACGGATACTCCTCTCGGATCTCCAGGAGGAAGTGATACTGGTGTGTCACGACCTGCTGCCCTCCGAAGCCATCCAGATGAACAAGCGGATGGTGAAGGGTATCGCCATGGATGCGGGTGGGCGTACGTCCCATACGGCGATCCTCGCGCGCGCGTTCGAGATACCCTCGGTCCTGGGGCTCTCCGAGATAAGCAGACAGGTGAAGTCCGGTCAGACCCTCATCGTGGACGGCAGGGATGGCGTGGTCATCGTGGACCCCACGCCGGAAGTCATGGAGCAGTACCAGCAGCGTATGAGGGAGGTGGAGGAGCAGGCGATTCAGCTCCTCAGTCTCAACGAAGTCCCCGGAGAGACGAGGGACGGGAAGAGGATCTTCCTCAGGGCCAATATAGAGGTCCCGGAGGAGGTGGAGTCGGTCCTCGCCCATGGTGCGGATGGCATCGGTCTCTTCCGGACCGAGTTCCTCTTCATGCATTCCCGCCACCTTCCCACCGAAGAGGAACAGTATGCGGCCTACCGTGAGGTGATCGAACAGATGGGCGACCGGGAGGTGATCATCCGTACGCTCGACCTGGGTGGAGAGAAGGTGATCCCCCGACTCTACGATGCCCACGACGAGCACAACCCCATCCTCGGATGGCGGGCGATCCGGTTCTGCCTCGCCAATCCCCACATCTTCAAGATTCAGCTTCGCGCCATCCTGCGGGCTTCCATCTACGGCAAGGTGAGCATCATGTTCCCCCTCATCTCCTCCCAGGAGGAGGTGGTGATGGGCCTCGAGATCCTCGACCAGGTGAAAGAGGAGCTGGAGCGGGAAGGTATTCCCTTTGAACGGGACATCCCGGTGGGGGCCATGATAGAGGTCCCTGCTGCGGCCCTCACGGCCGATATCCTGGCCCAGAAGGTGGATTTTTTCTCCATAGGGACGAACGATCTCATTCAATACACGCTCGCCACCGACCGGGGGAATGAGCGGGTGGCCTACCTGTATCAGCCGTTTCATCCGGCGGTCCTCAGGCTCATCCAGATGACGGTGGACCACGCCCACCAGGCGGGTATCCCGGTGGGTATGTGCGGAGAGATGGCGGGCGATCCGCTCGCCACCTTCGTGCTCATCGGACTCGGGCTGGACGAGTTGAGCATGAGTCCGGCGAGCATCCCCGAGGTGAAGCGGTTGGTCCGTTCCACCTCCGTGGCGGAGTGCGAGGAATTCGTAGGCGCGATCCTGCAACTCAAGTCGCATCGGGATGTGGAACGCCTGGTGAGGGAGAAAATGGAGGAGCTGGGTCATGTCGGAGCGAACTGA
- the der gene encoding ribosome biogenesis GTPase Der — translation MSERTEGRRTVGVQSRLPRVVIVGRPNVGKSTLFNRLIGRRKAITHPRPGVTRDAVEETWELGGGRVLLVDTGGITSERGGIFEPLVRERALREVDRADVLLLVLDVTELVPEDEELLELLRPYKERLILVVNKVDNEAREEMAWNFFSLGFDTVCFTSAEHGRGIDELEQEIERRLVVPEGGGDAPSAPEIDVAILGKPNTGKSTLLNTLLGEERALVSDAPGTTRDLLEGRFQYRGRWFRIVDTAGIRRRSRIEDDLEFYSVRRSLKVIEEAHVVFLLIDAQEGLTEQDKKIAAVAQRRGRGVILVLNKWDALTPVPNQFQAMKARIRFFFPHMDYAPIVKISARRGEGIDKLLDTALMLRDELGKRVETGPLNRALERWKEEVPPPSRKGRRYKVRYMTQVSSMPVRFLLFVNRREGFPSSYLSYLENRVRKEFGFSHIPIFIDLRE, via the coding sequence ATGTCGGAGCGAACTGAAGGCCGGAGGACCGTGGGAGTGCAGTCCCGTCTCCCCCGGGTGGTGATCGTGGGACGCCCCAATGTGGGCAAGTCCACCCTGTTCAACCGTCTCATAGGCCGGCGCAAGGCGATCACCCACCCGCGTCCCGGGGTCACGCGGGATGCGGTGGAGGAGACCTGGGAGCTGGGAGGGGGGCGGGTCCTCCTCGTGGACACAGGAGGGATCACCTCCGAACGGGGAGGGATCTTCGAACCCCTCGTCCGGGAACGGGCGCTCCGTGAGGTGGATCGGGCTGATGTGCTCCTTCTCGTGCTGGACGTCACGGAACTGGTTCCCGAGGATGAGGAACTGCTCGAGCTCCTGCGGCCTTACAAGGAGCGACTCATCCTGGTGGTGAACAAGGTGGACAATGAGGCGAGGGAAGAGATGGCGTGGAACTTCTTCTCTCTCGGGTTCGATACCGTGTGCTTCACTTCTGCGGAACACGGACGCGGTATCGATGAGCTCGAGCAGGAGATCGAACGGCGGCTCGTCGTCCCCGAGGGGGGAGGAGACGCCCCTTCCGCCCCTGAGATCGACGTGGCAATCCTGGGGAAACCGAACACCGGCAAGTCCACTCTCCTAAACACGCTGCTGGGCGAGGAGCGGGCCCTGGTGTCCGATGCCCCCGGTACGACGAGGGACCTCCTCGAAGGGCGTTTTCAGTACAGAGGGAGGTGGTTCCGGATAGTGGATACCGCGGGGATCAGGCGCCGGTCGAGGATAGAGGATGATCTGGAGTTCTATTCCGTGCGGCGCTCTCTCAAGGTGATAGAAGAGGCCCACGTGGTCTTCCTGCTCATCGATGCACAGGAGGGGCTCACCGAGCAGGACAAGAAGATAGCGGCGGTGGCCCAGAGGAGGGGACGGGGGGTGATCCTGGTGCTCAACAAGTGGGACGCCCTCACCCCGGTTCCCAACCAGTTTCAGGCCATGAAAGCGAGGATCCGTTTCTTCTTCCCCCACATGGACTATGCGCCCATCGTGAAGATCTCCGCGCGACGGGGGGAGGGAATAGACAAGCTCCTGGATACGGCCCTCATGCTCCGCGATGAACTCGGGAAGCGGGTGGAGACAGGGCCCCTCAACCGCGCCCTCGAGCGGTGGAAGGAGGAAGTGCCTCCACCTTCCCGGAAGGGGCGCCGGTACAAGGTCCGGTATATGACCCAGGTGAGTTCCATGCCGGTACGCTTCCTCCTGTTCGTCAACCGGAGAGAAGGGTTCCCGTCCTCGTATCTCTCGTATCTGGAAAACCGGGTGAGGAAGGAGTTCGGATTCTCTCACATCCCCATCTTCATCGATCTGAGGGAATAG
- a CDS encoding MerR family transcriptional regulator: MPVYTIGEVCRLFNIKPHVLRYWESEIPFLSPKKDAYGRRIYTTADLQVISRIRYLAHEKRYTIEGVRKALEEEIASHEEIHLQLALVRSILLHCLSEVQRIRETLEDVMEDGRGADGKKRGESR; this comes from the coding sequence ATGCCGGTGTACACCATAGGAGAGGTGTGCAGGCTCTTCAACATCAAGCCTCATGTCCTCCGGTATTGGGAGTCGGAGATACCCTTCCTCTCCCCCAAGAAGGATGCCTATGGGAGGAGGATCTACACCACGGCGGATCTCCAGGTCATCTCGAGGATCCGCTATCTTGCCCACGAGAAACGCTATACCATCGAAGGAGTCAGGAAGGCCCTCGAGGAGGAGATCGCCTCGCACGAGGAGATCCACCTCCAGCTCGCCCTCGTGAGGAGCATCCTCCTCCATTGTCTCTCGGAGGTGCAGCGGATCCGGGAAACGCTCGAGGATGTCATGGAAGACGGGAGAGGTGCCGATGGAAAGAAGAGGGGGGAATCGAGGTAG
- a CDS encoding flagellar motor switch protein FliG: MEIRKRGIEAYRRIQKVEPRPGVDPGEADSSGTGFPRRGRRPEEREAPGKLSQEKLDKIARFLILVGKEQAAEVVKHLDPPLVEAVAARIANIPAISPREAHDILEEFRSVREVVKSPRGGKDVAKTILEAAFGEERAGRILSRIEEAERRPFSFLQDLTPRQIKYLLQKEAPAIVSAILSYLDPAKVSGVLTLLPPEVRVSVVKYIARPRKLDKEILLRVEEALRKRLHELGDTEVPEVDGVEVLAEILKHAPLEEEEKILKALKDRSPELVGKLEERLLTLDILEQIPDRELAGILRKFDDTEIALLLKGKPEEVKARIMRNISERRRQMVTDEYLRLGAVKRRDVEQVTKDFLGELRQLVREGRVILSRDQKEYLM, encoded by the coding sequence ATGGAGATACGGAAACGGGGGATAGAGGCCTACAGACGGATCCAGAAGGTCGAACCCCGGCCCGGGGTCGATCCCGGAGAGGCCGATTCCTCCGGGACGGGTTTTCCCCGCAGGGGGCGGAGGCCGGAGGAGCGGGAGGCGCCGGGGAAGCTCTCGCAGGAGAAGCTCGACAAGATCGCGCGTTTCCTCATCCTCGTGGGCAAGGAACAGGCGGCCGAGGTGGTGAAACACCTCGATCCCCCCCTCGTGGAGGCCGTTGCCGCCCGGATCGCGAACATCCCCGCCATCTCTCCCAGAGAGGCGCACGACATCCTGGAAGAGTTCAGGAGCGTGAGGGAGGTCGTGAAGTCTCCCCGGGGCGGGAAGGACGTGGCGAAGACCATTCTCGAGGCCGCCTTCGGAGAGGAGCGGGCGGGGCGGATCCTCTCCCGTATCGAGGAGGCGGAGCGGCGCCCGTTTTCCTTTCTGCAGGACCTCACTCCGAGGCAGATAAAGTACCTTCTCCAGAAGGAAGCCCCTGCGATCGTCAGCGCCATCCTTTCCTATCTCGATCCCGCGAAGGTCTCCGGAGTGCTCACCCTCCTCCCCCCTGAGGTGAGGGTGTCCGTCGTGAAGTACATAGCCCGGCCGAGGAAGCTCGACAAGGAGATCCTCCTTCGGGTGGAGGAGGCGCTCAGGAAACGTCTCCACGAGTTGGGGGATACCGAGGTCCCGGAGGTGGACGGGGTGGAGGTCCTCGCCGAGATCCTCAAACATGCCCCTCTGGAGGAAGAAGAGAAGATCCTCAAGGCCCTCAAGGACCGATCCCCGGAGTTGGTGGGGAAACTCGAAGAGCGGCTCCTCACGCTCGATATCCTGGAGCAGATCCCCGACAGGGAACTCGCCGGGATCCTCAGGAAGTTCGACGATACGGAGATCGCTCTCCTCCTCAAGGGAAAACCCGAGGAGGTGAAGGCGAGGATCATGAGGAATATCTCCGAGCGCCGCAGGCAGATGGTGACCGACGAGTACCTCCGGCTCGGAGCAGTGAAGAGGCGAGACGTGGAACAGGTCACCAAGGACTTCCTGGGCGAG